One window of Streptomyces sp. SUK 48 genomic DNA carries:
- a CDS encoding amino acid adenylation domain-containing protein, with protein MRRGRRARHRRGRLDRRRAALRRRLPHPGREPAPRAADRLRPQRRRPAAAHPRGPRPALELGLPTVLLDQEEPPDGPLSDAGADPRALAYVSHTSGSTGEPSAVLVEHASLDAYLRDTARAFGLGPDTVALQSAPLGYDASIRDTFVPLLAGARLVIVDRARLLRPAEFAATVREHGVTALLSVTPSFLTHLGGQTDLAEPLAGVELVASSGESLRPFLAAGGRSLVPGRLVNQYGPTECTMTTTRHSVPAAPDPTADLVGTPREGTVVRVLDAALAPVPDGAVGEVYIGGCGVTRGYGGQPARTAAAFVPDPLGPPGSRLYRTGDLGHWGPGGLHYTGRTDRQLKIRGYRVDPAEIEGALLSHPGVTGAVVTPHTDDLGRVHLLAHVTGALSDTTDATLRRHLARTLPPHLMPRRFVRLETLPTTRAGKADRRVLAAGRPA; from the coding sequence GTGCGCCGTGGCCGTCGAGCACGGCACCGACGCGGTCGCCTCGATCGCCGCCGTGCTGCGCTGCGGCGCCGCCTTCCTCACCCTGGACGTGAGCCAGCCCCGCGAGCGGCTGACCGCCTTCGTCCGCAGCGCCGGCGCCCGGCTGCTGCTCACCCACGCGGCCCTCGCCCGGCCCTCGAACTCGGCCTGCCCACCGTCCTGCTGGACCAGGAGGAACCCCCGGACGGCCCGCTTTCGGACGCGGGCGCCGACCCGCGGGCCCTCGCCTATGTCAGCCACACCTCCGGCAGCACCGGCGAACCCAGCGCCGTACTCGTCGAACACGCGAGTCTCGACGCCTATCTCCGCGACACCGCGCGGGCGTTCGGCCTCGGCCCGGACACCGTGGCCCTCCAGAGCGCACCGCTCGGCTACGACGCCTCCATCCGGGACACCTTCGTACCGCTGCTCGCGGGCGCCCGGCTGGTCATCGTGGACCGCGCCCGGCTGCTGCGTCCCGCGGAGTTCGCCGCCACCGTCCGCGAGCACGGGGTGACCGCGCTGCTCAGCGTCACCCCGTCCTTCCTCACCCACCTGGGCGGACAGACCGACCTCGCCGAACCCCTCGCGGGTGTCGAACTGGTCGCCTCCAGCGGCGAGTCCCTGCGGCCCTTCCTCGCCGCGGGCGGCCGAAGCCTCGTACCCGGCCGGCTCGTCAACCAGTACGGCCCCACCGAGTGCACCATGACCACCACCCGGCACAGCGTGCCCGCCGCCCCGGACCCCACCGCCGACCTCGTCGGCACGCCGCGCGAGGGCACCGTCGTCCGCGTCCTGGACGCGGCCCTCGCCCCGGTCCCCGACGGCGCGGTGGGCGAGGTCTACATCGGCGGGTGCGGTGTGACCCGCGGCTACGGCGGCCAACCCGCCCGTACCGCCGCCGCGTTCGTGCCCGACCCCCTCGGCCCGCCCGGCTCCCGCCTCTACCGCACCGGCGACCTCGGCCACTGGGGCCCCGGCGGACTGCACTACACCGGCCGCACCGACCGCCAGCTCAAGATCCGCGGCTACCGCGTCGACCCCGCCGAGATCGAGGGCGCCCTGCTCTCCCACCCGGGCGTCACCGGCGCGGTGGTCACCCCGCACACCGACGACCTGGGCCGCGTCCACCTGCTCGCCCATGTCACCGGCGCCCTGTCGGACACGACGGACGCCACCCTGCGCCGCCACCTCGCCCGCACCCTGCCCCCGCACCTGATGCCGCGCCGCTTCGTACGCCTGGAGACGCTGCCGACGACCCGCGCGGGCAAGGCCGACCGCCGGGTGCTGGCCGCCGGGAGACCGGCATGA